One Rosa chinensis cultivar Old Blush chromosome 5, RchiOBHm-V2, whole genome shotgun sequence genomic region harbors:
- the LOC112168157 gene encoding blue copper protein codes for MALIISSSCFFLILVSVSSIYVHAYKNHTVGDSLGWYDNLQKPDLNYQKWAAANNFSLGDFLIFNTDTNHSVIQTYNVTTYKLCDYNNAVENDTIQWSDAEPSNTVPHDVSVAVPLLKEGITYFFSGDYDGEQCKNGQHFKINVTHGQGLPKTLDNSAAGPASSPQSGNGDDESIPDTIVPNANFNDPKPDDNDDIKPSGAVSFSVPHVQGNLIFILLGLVYLLWS; via the exons ATGGCTCTTATCATCAGCTCATCAtgtttttttcttattcttgtTTCAGTTTCGAGTATTTATGTTCATGCCTACAAGAACCACACAGTGGGCGACTCCTTGGGTTGGTACGATAACCTCCAAAAGCCCGATCTTAATTACCAGAAATGGGCTGCAGCCAACAACTTCAGTTTGGGAGATTTTCTCA TTTTCAATACTGATACGAACCACTCGGTCATCCAAACCTATAACGTCACTACGTACAAGCTGTGCGATTACAACAATGCCGTGGAGAATGATACAATCCAATGGTCGGACGCGGAGCCGTCAAACACCGTCCCACATGATGTTTCGGTGGCGGTTCCTTTGTTGAAAGAGGGCATCACATATTTCTTTTCCGGTGATTATGATGGCGAACAGTGCAAGAATGGGCAGCACTTCAAGATAAATGTGACTCACGGACAAGGCTTGCCAAAGACTTTAGACAATTCGGCGGCAGGACCAGCAAGCAGTCCACAATCTGGCAATGGTGATGATGAATCAATCCCGGACACAATCGTCCCTAATGCCAACTTCAATGATCCCAAACCAGATGACAATGATGATATAAAGCCATCTGGAGCCGTTTCATTTTCAGTTCCTCATGTACAAGGCAATCTGATTTTCATTTTGCTCGGTCTTGTCTACTTGTTATGGTCATGA